One Gadus chalcogrammus isolate NIFS_2021 chromosome 4, NIFS_Gcha_1.0, whole genome shotgun sequence DNA segment encodes these proteins:
- the LOC130380953 gene encoding C-type mannose receptor 2-like, translating to MWTHRSCTHTTHEKPWWRLQLPGVYRVSDIEVTNRSDARERLNGVEILIGNSPVNNGNDNPRCSIIYDVPGTVTQTVQCRGMEGRFINFYLSCATASVLTLCEVKVYGGLVPPPPSITIQAMERRVTLVGKRLCWSDALFYCRDYHWDLLSIRGPEDQEMVDELVASAPFPLTRQLWVGLRRSITGSSWVWMSRDPMDFTQWDAASHHSSPCGGVSSVERSTWRQSSCEEHLDFICVTGPTEGDNKVHFYSSTRQKQTQCV from the exons ATGTGGACTCACCGGAGCTGCACCCATACGACCCATGAAAAACCGTGGTGGCGGCTCCAGCTGCCCGGTGTATACAGGGTGTCTGACATTGAGGTCACTAATAGGAGTGACGCTAGAGAGAGGCTCAACGGCGTGGAAATCCTCATCGGGAATTCACCGGTGAACAACGGCAACGACAACCCAAG GTGTTCTATCATCTATGATGTCCCAGGCACGGTGACTCAGACTGTCCAGTGCAGGGGAATGGAAGGAAGGTTTATCAACTTCTACTTGTCCTGTGCAACTGCAAGTGTACTGACTTTGTGTGAAGTCAAAGTGTACGGAG GATTGGTGCCTCCCCCACCGTCCATCACCATTCAGGCGATGGAGAGGAGAGTCACACTGGTGGGGAAGCGGCTGTGCTGGTCCGACGCCCTGTTCTACTGCAGAGACTATCACTGGGACCTGCTGAGCATCAGGGGCCCCGAGGACCAGGAGATGGTTGATGAGCTGGTGGCTAGCGCCCCCTTCCCACTAACCAGACAACTCTGGGTGGGCCTGCGCAG GTCAATTACAGGAAGCTCCTGGGTCTGGATGTCCCGTGACCCAATGGACTTCACCCAATGGGATGCAGCCTCACATCATTCCAGCCCCTGTGGGGGTGTGTCCAGTGTGGAACGTTCCACATGGAGGCAAAGCTCTTGTGAAGAACATCTTGATTTCATCTGCGTAACAG GTCCGACAGAGGGAGACAACAAGGTGCACTTCTACAGTTCAACCAGACAGAAACAAACTCAATGTGTATAG